The nucleotide sequence AGGTGCGTTGGTTGGTCAGTATCTTCTAACCAGTCAGATTAATCGCGGTCTGCAATCTGATTACCTAATTCAGGGATCGTGGGATGACCCAGAAGTGATTCCGTTGGATCAAAAAGGTCAGCCGATTGACTCCAACACTTTAAAAACGATTCGGAGTAAAAATTTACTCATCGAACAAAATAAACCTAGCGCCAATGGCACTACCAACCCCATAAAATAAGTTTATCAACTCTAATGAGCACAACAGCCAAGCTAAAGATCGCATCTGTACAGATGGTTTCCACGCCAGATCTTGAGCAGAACTTAAGTACCGCCACCAGACTAATAAAAGAATCTGCCAACCAGGGGGCTCAATTAGTGGTATTGCCTGAATATTTCTGCATGATGGGCTTAAAAGATACCGATAAAGTACGCATTCGCGAACCCCTTGGTAGTGGTCTTATGCAAGATAAGCTTGCCAAAATAGCTCAAGAGAATCAAATTCATCTCGTTGCCGGCACCATTCCACTGGAAGCCAAGGATTCAAACAAAGTTTTAAATACGACTCTTGCTTTTGATCCGAATGGAAAACAAGTTAGTCGTTATGACAAGATTCATCTGTTTGGTTTTCAAACACCGAAAGAGCGATATCAAGAATCTGAAACTATAGAGGCCGGCAATACACCAGGACTCTTAAAAATACACGTGAATGATCAAGATTGGGTGTTTGGACTCAGTATTTGTTATGACAT is from Polynucleobacter sp. MWH-UH23A and encodes:
- a CDS encoding carbon-nitrogen hydrolase family protein; this encodes MSTTAKLKIASVQMVSTPDLEQNLSTATRLIKESANQGAQLVVLPEYFCMMGLKDTDKVRIREPLGSGLMQDKLAKIAQENQIHLVAGTIPLEAKDSNKVLNTTLAFDPNGKQVSRYDKIHLFGFQTPKERYQESETIEAGNTPGLLKIHVNDQDWVFGLSICYDIRFPELYRAMGTVDCHIIPAAFTYTTGQAHWDILLRARAIENQAYVIASAQGGTHLNQRRTWGHSMLIDPWGTVLEELPEGEGFITGVLSKEKLNEVRSQLPALAHRKL